The following proteins are encoded in a genomic region of Sebastes fasciatus isolate fSebFas1 chromosome 14, fSebFas1.pri, whole genome shotgun sequence:
- the LOC141782534 gene encoding uncharacterized protein LOC141782534, producing MAEQMDPQQRADTVEKPYCCDWSYSEYLNRQSIPIGEKPYTCEQCGKSFRRSVSLKYHQRIHTGEKPYSCEQCGKSFRYSENVKVHQRTHTGEKPYTCEQCGKSFSQSGSLKYHQRTHTGEKPYTCEQCGKSFSQSGSLKYHQRIHTGEKSTCEQCGKSFSQSGSLKYHQRIHTGEKSYTCEQCGKSFSQSGSLKYHQRIHTGEKSYTCEQCGKSFRYSKNVKVHQRIHTGEKPYTCEQYGKSFSLERCVESVIEPSVSISC from the coding sequence ATGGCAGAACAAATGGATCCACAGCAGCGTGCCGACACTGTGGAGAAACCATACTGCTGTGACTGGTCTTACTCAGAGTATCTGAATCGTCAGAGTATCCCCATTGGAGAGAAGCCCTACACCTGTGAGCAGTGCGGGAAGAGTTTCAGGCGATCTGTATCTTTGAAGTATCATCAGCGTATCCACACTGGAGAGAAGCCCTACAGCTGTGAGCAGTGCGGGAAGAGTTTCAGATACTCTGAAAATGTAAAGGTTCATCAGCGGACTCATACTGGAGAGAAGCCCTACACCTGTGAGCAGTGCGGGAAGAGTTTCAGCCAATCTGGATCTTTAAAGTATCATCAGCGGACTCATACTGGAGAGAAGCCCTACACCTGTGAGCAGTGCGGGAAGAGTTTCAGCCAATCTGGATCTTTAAAGTATCATCAGCGTATCCACACTGGAGAGAAGTCCACCTGTGAGCAGTGTGGGAAGAGTTTCAGCCAATCTGGATCTTTAAAGTATCATCAGCGTATCCACACTGGAGAGAAGTCCTACACCTGTGAGCAGTGTGGGAAGAGTTTCAGCCAATCTGGATCTTTAAAGTATCATCAGCGTATCCACACTGGAGAGAAGTCCTACACCTGTGAGCAGTGTGGGAAGAGTTTCAGATACTCTAAAAATGTAAAGGTTCATCAGCggattcacactggagagaagccCTACACCTGTGAGCAGTACGGGAAGAGTTTCTCATTGGAACGCTGTGTAGAGAGTGTAATTGAACCGTCTGTATCTATtagctgttaa